The Myxococcales bacterium genome window below encodes:
- a CDS encoding TIGR02450 family Trp-rich protein, giving the protein MSLAPTRPDRLIGSAWTRVDRAWRHRHWEIVGREGDEVILAAVLERACQHRVRWRALRDRAVWRPGWRRVVDDGDGTDGTDGTDGTDGTDGTDGTDGTGGAGAADGTDGTDGTSAAADGADGAHGADAAGRGDPTGVARRSHAHGKALAIDGIQAMTARKDWAIRDLVARLELAGKGWQTVDHWEADLQAVGVASARAPRRLVYISTFSRAPGRYYYQCESPAGQGDHYTTGAHGEDVDYDTLVGALKAHLG; this is encoded by the coding sequence GTGAGCCTGGCGCCGACCCGTCCCGATCGACTGATCGGCAGCGCGTGGACGCGCGTCGACCGCGCGTGGCGCCATCGTCACTGGGAGATCGTGGGGCGGGAGGGCGACGAGGTCATCCTCGCCGCAGTGCTCGAACGCGCGTGCCAGCACCGCGTGCGCTGGCGGGCGCTCCGCGACCGCGCGGTGTGGCGGCCGGGCTGGCGGCGCGTGGTCGATGACGGCGATGGCACCGATGGCACCGATGGCACCGATGGCACCGATGGCACCGATGGCACCGATGGCACCGATGGCACCGGGGGCGCCGGTGCCGCCGATGGCACCGATGGCACCGATGGCACCAGTGCCGCCGCTGACGGCGCTGACGGCGCTCACGGCGCTGACGCCGCTGGCCGGGGCGACCCGACCGGGGTTGCCCGGCGGAGCCATGCGCACGGGAAGGCGCTGGCGATCGACGGGATTCAGGCGATGACGGCGCGCAAGGACTGGGCAATTCGGGATCTGGTCGCGCGCCTGGAACTTGCCGGTAAAGGCTGGCAGACGGTCGACCACTGGGAAGCGGATCTGCAGGCGGTCGGGGTCGCGTCAGCACGCGCACCACGCCGGCTCGTCTACATCTCCACGTTCTCACGGGCTCCAGGTCGCTATTACTACCAATGCGAGTCGCCCGCTGGGCAAGGTGACCACTACACGACTGGGGCACATGGCGAGGACGTCGACTACGACACGTTGGTGGGCGCGCTGAAGGCGCATCTCGGATGA
- a CDS encoding AAA family ATPase, whose amino-acid sequence MAEDADGEFRGTERFQVLGRIGAGGMGVVYEATDGESGRRVALKTLTNLDGQALLRFKNEFRALADLSHPNLVSLGELLEVQGAWFFTMEYVPGVDFMTYVCDRTGAAGDTISAVSAIGASGSAITMRGTPAARPWTRQVPTEDTGPPHAFDEIRLRSALVQLARGLCVLHNAGKVHRDIKPANIRVTPEGHVVLLDFGLVSDLAVDDRSTDGHIVGTASYMAPEQAASERVGPEADWYAVGVLLYEALVGRLPYTGSWLQVIMDKQMFQPPRPRARTRAIPRDLDALCMALLAIDPRTRPTGREVLARLGAGDAGQVTLTSTSSAHVPPFVGRRRELELLDAAFEDTTAGAPVAVLVEGESGVGKSALVRRFLDALAATEGGVTVLAGRCYERESVPYKAFDGVIDALSHFMMRLDDDAAAALLPRQAGLMAQVFPVLRQLKPFTMADVSEARLDPQGLRAQLFAAVRETLARLVARGPLVITIDDMQWADQDSRALLAEVLRAPDAPALLLIATVRPEGADTAATIEPGRIRRMQVQPLDEGEAQALAKQLLARSSVSASRAADIAREAGGHPFFIDELVRFAQTGGGEQASGLRLDEALLARVAALPVDARTLIEVAAVAGGPLRQASAARAASLAPAEFAAALALLRAERLLRTSGVRGADTVEPYHDRIREAVTAQLADDARRGHQHELAVALEGSEYPPDPELLAAHWLGAGERERAATWTVRAAQAADQALAFDRAVRLYRSALELLPARHPDRRSLTVRLGDALVNAGRGKDGAEAYLAAAVGASASELLDLRRKAAEQLLKAGHVDEGVATLREVLDQVGIAYPTTPRRALISFLLTRVRLRLRGMKFRERDATQLSPEHLRQIDACWGAAGGFAVVDPVLGAALQGRHLQLALAAGEPYRVSRALALEAGFLYALAPARRNYGQVVREQAHALATRLDHPHALAMATGAAGIAAQHTGRWRASLKPMDAADAIFRDGCTGTPWERAMCELFAAIDLFYLGDLRGLGARGLRAVVEADERGDLFQADTVRVQGLSIAELADDKPDEVDRSLAAAIERWPNGGYIRDCAGPLMLARVRLYAQDGARARTASLAQARQAEAAGMLHNQHQRLESWHVRGAAALAAALDASAPRALLAEATKAAGKIDRERMAWSQPLAGLLRAGVAAVRGEVEPALALLADATAQLDANEMALYAAAARRRAGQLRGGDEGAALVAQAEAWMTAQGVKHPARMSALLAPGFRE is encoded by the coding sequence GTGGCAGAGGACGCCGACGGCGAGTTTCGCGGCACCGAGCGCTTCCAGGTCCTGGGGAGGATCGGCGCCGGCGGCATGGGCGTGGTCTACGAGGCCACGGACGGCGAGTCGGGCCGACGCGTCGCGCTCAAGACCCTGACGAACCTCGACGGCCAGGCGCTCCTGCGGTTCAAGAACGAGTTCCGCGCGCTCGCCGATCTGAGCCACCCCAACCTGGTGTCGCTCGGCGAGCTGCTCGAGGTGCAGGGCGCGTGGTTCTTCACGATGGAGTACGTGCCCGGCGTCGACTTCATGACGTACGTGTGCGATCGCACCGGCGCCGCCGGCGACACGATCAGCGCGGTCAGCGCGATCGGCGCCTCGGGCTCGGCGATCACGATGCGCGGCACGCCGGCGGCGCGGCCGTGGACCCGGCAGGTGCCGACGGAGGACACCGGCCCGCCGCACGCCTTCGACGAGATCCGGCTGCGCTCGGCGCTGGTCCAGCTCGCGCGCGGGCTGTGCGTGCTGCACAACGCCGGCAAGGTCCACCGCGACATCAAGCCCGCCAACATCCGGGTCACGCCCGAGGGCCACGTCGTCCTGCTCGACTTCGGGCTGGTGTCGGACCTCGCGGTCGACGATCGCTCGACCGACGGCCACATCGTCGGCACGGCGTCGTACATGGCGCCCGAGCAGGCCGCGTCCGAGCGGGTCGGGCCCGAGGCCGACTGGTACGCGGTCGGCGTGCTCCTGTACGAGGCGCTGGTCGGGCGGCTGCCGTACACCGGCTCGTGGCTGCAGGTCATCATGGACAAGCAGATGTTCCAGCCGCCGCGGCCGCGCGCGCGCACCCGCGCGATCCCGCGCGATCTCGACGCGCTGTGCATGGCGCTGCTCGCGATCGATCCGCGCACGCGCCCGACCGGCCGCGAGGTGCTGGCGCGCCTGGGCGCGGGCGACGCGGGCCAGGTGACGCTGACGTCGACCTCGTCCGCGCACGTGCCGCCGTTCGTCGGCCGACGCCGCGAGCTCGAGCTGCTCGACGCCGCGTTCGAGGACACCACCGCCGGCGCGCCGGTCGCGGTGCTGGTCGAGGGCGAGTCGGGCGTCGGCAAGAGCGCGCTGGTGCGCCGGTTCCTCGACGCGCTGGCCGCCACCGAGGGCGGCGTGACCGTGCTCGCCGGGCGCTGCTACGAGCGCGAGAGCGTGCCGTACAAGGCCTTCGACGGCGTCATCGACGCGCTCAGCCACTTCATGATGCGGCTCGACGACGACGCCGCGGCGGCGCTCTTGCCGCGCCAGGCCGGGCTGATGGCGCAGGTGTTCCCGGTGCTGCGGCAGCTCAAGCCGTTCACGATGGCCGACGTGTCCGAGGCCCGGCTCGATCCCCAGGGCCTGCGCGCGCAGCTGTTCGCCGCGGTGCGCGAGACCCTGGCGCGCCTGGTCGCGCGCGGCCCGCTGGTGATCACGATCGACGACATGCAGTGGGCCGACCAGGACAGCCGCGCGCTCCTGGCCGAGGTGCTGCGCGCGCCCGACGCGCCGGCGCTCTTGCTGATCGCGACGGTCCGGCCCGAAGGCGCCGACACCGCCGCCACGATCGAACCCGGGCGCATCCGCCGGATGCAGGTGCAGCCGCTCGACGAGGGCGAGGCCCAGGCCCTGGCCAAGCAGCTGCTGGCGCGGTCGTCGGTGAGCGCGTCGCGCGCCGCCGACATCGCCCGCGAGGCCGGCGGCCACCCGTTCTTCATCGACGAGCTGGTGCGGTTCGCGCAGACCGGCGGCGGCGAGCAGGCCAGCGGGCTGCGGCTCGACGAGGCGCTGCTGGCCCGGGTCGCGGCGCTGCCGGTCGACGCGCGCACGCTGATCGAGGTCGCGGCGGTCGCCGGCGGACCGCTGCGCCAGGCCTCGGCCGCCCGGGCCGCGTCGCTGGCGCCGGCCGAGTTCGCGGCGGCGCTGGCGCTCTTGCGGGCCGAGCGGCTGCTGCGCACCAGCGGCGTGCGCGGCGCCGACACCGTCGAGCCGTACCACGATCGCATCCGCGAGGCCGTGACCGCGCAGCTCGCCGACGACGCCCGCCGCGGTCACCAGCACGAGCTCGCGGTCGCGCTCGAGGGCAGCGAGTACCCGCCCGATCCCGAGCTCCTGGCCGCCCACTGGCTCGGCGCCGGCGAGCGCGAGCGGGCCGCGACCTGGACCGTGCGCGCGGCCCAGGCCGCCGACCAGGCGCTGGCGTTCGATCGCGCGGTGCGCCTGTACCGCAGCGCGCTCGAGCTCCTGCCGGCGCGCCACCCCGATCGTCGCAGCCTGACGGTGCGGCTCGGCGACGCGCTGGTCAACGCCGGCCGCGGCAAGGACGGCGCCGAGGCCTACCTCGCGGCGGCGGTCGGCGCGTCGGCGTCGGAGCTGCTCGATCTCCGGCGCAAGGCCGCCGAGCAGCTGCTCAAGGCCGGCCACGTCGACGAGGGCGTCGCGACCCTGCGCGAGGTGCTCGACCAGGTCGGCATCGCCTACCCGACCACGCCGCGGCGCGCGCTGATCTCGTTCCTGCTGACGCGCGTGCGCCTGCGCCTGCGCGGCATGAAGTTCCGCGAGCGCGACGCCACCCAGCTCTCGCCCGAGCACCTGCGCCAGATCGACGCCTGCTGGGGCGCGGCCGGCGGCTTCGCCGTGGTCGATCCGGTGCTCGGCGCGGCGCTGCAGGGCCGCCACCTGCAGCTCGCGCTCGCGGCCGGCGAGCCGTACCGGGTCTCGCGAGCGCTCGCGCTCGAGGCCGGCTTCCTGTACGCCCTGGCGCCAGCTCGGCGGAACTACGGCCAGGTGGTGCGCGAGCAGGCCCACGCGCTCGCCACCCGCCTCGACCACCCGCACGCGCTGGCGATGGCGACCGGCGCCGCCGGCATCGCCGCGCAGCACACCGGCCGCTGGCGCGCGTCGCTCAAGCCGATGGACGCGGCCGACGCGATCTTCCGCGACGGCTGCACCGGCACGCCGTGGGAGCGCGCGATGTGCGAGCTGTTCGCGGCGATCGATCTGTTCTACCTGGGCGACCTGCGCGGCCTCGGCGCGCGCGGCCTGCGCGCCGTGGTCGAGGCCGACGAGCGCGGCGACCTGTTCCAGGCCGACACCGTCCGGGTCCAGGGCCTGAGCATCGCCGAGCTGGCCGACGACAAGCCCGACGAGGTCGACCGCTCGCTGGCCGCGGCGATCGAGCGCTGGCCCAACGGCGGCTACATCCGCGACTGCGCCGGGCCGCTGATGCTCGCGCGGGTGCGGCTCTACGCCCAGGACGGCGCGCGCGCCCGCACCGCCAGCCTCGCGCAGGCGCGCCAGGCCGAGGCCGCCGGCATGTTGCACAACCAGCACCAGCGCCTCGAGTCGTGGCACGTGCGCGGGGCCGCCGCGCTCGCGGCCGCGCTCGACGCCAGCGCGCCGCGCGCGCTCCTGGCCGAGGCCACCAAGGCCGCCGGCAAGATCGACCGCGAGCGCATGGCCTGGTCGCAGCCGCTCGCCGGCCTGCTGCGCGCCGGCGTGGCCGCGGTCCGCGGCGAGGTCGAGCCCGCGCTCGCGCTCCTCGCCGACGCCACCGCCCAGCTCGACGCCAACGAGATGGCGCTCTACGCCGCCGCCGCCCGCCGCCGCGCCGGCCAGCTCCGCGGCGGCGACGAGGGCGCCGCGCTGGTCGCCCAGGCCGAGGCCTGGATGACCGCCCAGGGCGTCAAGCACCCCGCGCGCATGAGCGCGCTGCTCGCGCCCGGGTTCCGCGAGTAG
- a CDS encoding type II toxin-antitoxin system Phd/YefM family antitoxin — translation MGITSDDLVPLGQVRARLRELVEEARDGHEKIVTRNGVGYVAIIDARRLDHYHRLERAHIHLTLLDEAERAWDDVEAGRVKPIAALRTKFKRRR, via the coding sequence ATGGGGATCACCAGCGACGATCTCGTCCCCCTCGGCCAGGTGCGGGCCCGGCTGCGCGAGCTCGTCGAGGAGGCGCGGGACGGGCACGAGAAGATCGTGACCCGCAACGGCGTCGGGTACGTGGCGATCATCGACGCGCGCCGCCTCGACCACTACCACCGGCTCGAGCGTGCGCACATCCATCTCACCTTGCTCGACGAGGCCGAGCGAGCCTGGGACGACGTCGAGGCCGGGCGAGTCAAGCCGATCGCCGCGCTGCGCACCAAGTTCAAGCGCCGCAGATGA
- a CDS encoding Uma2 family endonuclease — MPAPAPPEPPDQRIVLHGVTWAQYEAMRATLADKPGLRMTYLEGELEIMSPSRRHEHLKKFIARLIEAYADQRRIVVLGFGSETYKKQAMERGLEPDECYCVGDEKDVPDFALEVITTSGGVDKLAVYLGLGVPEVWFWVDARFQLFGLEAGAYQPRERSHFLADLDLSRLAEIVAATPRAEQAQAVWRFRASLQTTD; from the coding sequence ATGCCGGCGCCCGCGCCGCCTGAACCGCCGGACCAGCGGATCGTGCTCCACGGCGTCACGTGGGCGCAGTACGAGGCGATGCGCGCCACGCTCGCCGACAAGCCTGGCCTGCGGATGACCTACCTCGAGGGGGAGCTGGAGATCATGAGCCCGTCGCGGCGCCACGAGCATCTCAAGAAGTTCATCGCGCGCCTCATCGAGGCCTACGCCGACCAGCGCCGCATCGTCGTCCTGGGCTTCGGTTCGGAGACCTACAAGAAGCAGGCGATGGAGCGCGGCCTCGAGCCCGACGAGTGCTACTGCGTGGGCGACGAGAAGGACGTGCCGGACTTCGCGCTGGAGGTGATCACCACCAGCGGCGGCGTCGACAAGCTGGCGGTCTACCTCGGTCTCGGCGTGCCCGAGGTGTGGTTCTGGGTCGACGCGCGCTTCCAGCTCTTCGGGCTGGAGGCCGGCGCCTATCAACCGCGCGAGCGCAGCCACTTCCTCGCCGACCTCGATCTGTCTCGTCTCGCCGAGATCGTCGCGGCCACGCCACGCGCCGAGCAGGCCCAAGCCGTCTGGCGGTTTCGCGCGTCGCTGCAGACCACGGACTGA
- a CDS encoding DUF3604 domain-containing protein, whose translation MRPRLRTVLLVTVGLVGTCGVAGYVLYGGGRHQGPGTIHPRPAPAPILAARAQAQTAARAQFTPPPPTSQILFGDLHVHTTFSADAFMRSLPFLQGEGAHPPADACDYARFCAGLDFFALTDHAESMTPRHWRESLASVRQCNAVAGDPADPDLVAFAGWEWSQVGATPEEHYGHKNVILRDVDEAALPRRPIAAPGLIGNALRGLGISRWRQAQIPLRDFGQRQRYLDVRTYQQELAAVPECPAGVDTRALPDGCRELAATPAELYEKLAQWGGAALVIPHGTTWGFYTPPGYTWDKQLAPAQRDVTRQRLVEVYSGHGNSEEYRRWDELERGADGVARCPAPTADHEACCWRAGELIRDRCGAAPAAECEARVEAARANYVAAGVAGHLTVPGASVTDWKDCGQCRDCFAPTFGFRPGGSIQYMLARGDFTDPAAPYHERLGLMASSDNHSARPGAGYKELARRKLTEATGAKDEAWRAFVFGAQPRPSPTSVPFDRARVGKMLPWQVVDLERQASFFMTGGLVAVHAAGRSRGAIWDALTARTVYGTSGERILLWFDLVAGAAAPASMGAAVEVTATPRFVVRAAGSFVQQPGCPADVLAALPAARLARLCQGECYHPGDQRHKIVRVEVIRIRPQARADEPIDGLIDDPWRVLPCDDRGAGCEVEFEDPDAVAGGREVLYYVRAIQEATPAINGGGLRCERVGDDACARLTPCYGDYRTPYADDCTTPIEERAWSSPIWVRPAAAAPGVDAGVGQP comes from the coding sequence ATGCGCCCTCGCCTCCGCACCGTGCTGCTCGTCACCGTCGGGCTCGTCGGGACCTGCGGCGTCGCTGGGTACGTCCTCTACGGCGGCGGTCGCCACCAGGGGCCGGGCACGATCCACCCGCGCCCGGCGCCGGCGCCGATCCTCGCCGCGCGCGCCCAGGCCCAGACCGCGGCGCGCGCCCAGTTCACCCCGCCGCCACCGACGAGCCAGATCTTGTTCGGTGACCTGCACGTGCACACGACGTTCTCGGCCGACGCGTTCATGCGCAGCCTGCCGTTCCTGCAAGGCGAGGGCGCGCACCCGCCGGCCGACGCGTGCGACTACGCGCGCTTCTGCGCCGGCCTCGACTTCTTCGCGCTCACCGACCACGCCGAGTCGATGACCCCGCGCCACTGGCGCGAGTCGCTGGCGTCGGTGCGGCAGTGCAACGCCGTCGCCGGCGACCCCGCCGATCCCGATCTGGTGGCGTTCGCGGGCTGGGAGTGGAGCCAGGTCGGGGCCACGCCCGAGGAGCACTACGGCCACAAGAACGTCATCCTGCGCGACGTCGACGAGGCCGCGCTGCCGCGCCGGCCGATCGCGGCGCCCGGGCTGATCGGCAACGCGCTGCGCGGGCTCGGCATCAGCCGCTGGCGCCAGGCCCAGATCCCGCTGCGCGACTTCGGCCAGCGCCAGCGCTACCTCGACGTGCGCACCTATCAACAGGAGCTGGCGGCGGTGCCGGAGTGTCCGGCCGGCGTCGACACGCGCGCGCTGCCCGACGGCTGCCGCGAGCTGGCCGCGACGCCGGCCGAGCTGTACGAGAAGCTGGCGCAGTGGGGCGGCGCGGCGCTGGTGATCCCGCACGGCACCACCTGGGGCTTCTACACGCCGCCCGGCTACACCTGGGACAAGCAGCTCGCGCCGGCGCAGCGCGACGTCACGCGCCAGCGCCTGGTCGAGGTCTACTCGGGCCACGGCAACTCGGAGGAGTACCGGCGCTGGGACGAGCTCGAGCGCGGCGCCGACGGCGTGGCCCGGTGCCCGGCGCCGACCGCCGATCATGAGGCGTGCTGCTGGCGCGCCGGCGAGCTCATCCGCGACCGCTGCGGCGCCGCGCCGGCGGCCGAGTGCGAGGCCCGGGTCGAGGCCGCGCGCGCCAACTACGTCGCGGCCGGCGTCGCTGGTCACCTGACCGTGCCCGGCGCCAGCGTCACCGACTGGAAGGACTGCGGGCAGTGCCGCGACTGCTTCGCGCCGACGTTCGGGTTCCGACCCGGCGGCTCGATCCAGTACATGCTCGCGCGCGGCGACTTCACCGATCCGGCGGCGCCGTACCACGAGCGCCTGGGCCTGATGGCGTCGTCGGACAACCACAGCGCCCGGCCCGGCGCCGGCTACAAGGAGCTGGCGCGCCGCAAGCTGACCGAGGCCACCGGCGCCAAGGACGAGGCGTGGCGCGCGTTCGTGTTCGGCGCGCAGCCGCGGCCGAGCCCGACCTCGGTGCCGTTCGACCGGGCGCGGGTCGGCAAGATGCTGCCCTGGCAGGTGGTGGACCTCGAGCGGCAGGCGTCGTTCTTCATGACCGGCGGGCTGGTCGCGGTCCACGCCGCCGGCCGCAGCCGCGGCGCGATCTGGGACGCGCTCACGGCGCGCACGGTCTACGGCACGTCGGGCGAGCGCATCCTGCTGTGGTTCGACCTGGTCGCGGGCGCGGCGGCGCCGGCGTCGATGGGCGCCGCGGTCGAGGTCACGGCGACGCCGCGGTTCGTCGTGCGCGCGGCCGGCTCGTTCGTGCAGCAGCCCGGGTGCCCGGCCGACGTGCTGGCCGCGCTGCCGGCGGCGCGGCTGGCGCGGCTGTGCCAGGGCGAGTGCTACCACCCCGGCGATCAGCGCCACAAGATCGTGCGCGTCGAGGTGATCCGGATCCGGCCGCAGGCGCGCGCCGACGAGCCGATCGACGGCCTCATCGACGATCCGTGGCGGGTGCTGCCGTGCGACGACCGCGGCGCCGGCTGCGAGGTCGAGTTCGAGGACCCCGACGCGGTCGCCGGCGGGCGCGAGGTCCTGTACTACGTGCGCGCGATCCAGGAGGCCACGCCGGCGATCAACGGCGGCGGCCTGCGGTGCGAGCGCGTCGGCGACGACGCCTGCGCGCGCCTGACCCCGTGCTACGGCGACTACCGCACGCCCTACGCCGACGACTGCACGACGCCGATCGAGGAGCGGGCGTGGTCGTCGCCGATCTGGGTGCGGCCGGCGGCGGCCGCGCCGGGCGTCGACGCCGGCGTGGGGCAGCCGTGA
- a CDS encoding CotH kinase family protein, with protein sequence MRFLGATGLMLSALAACGGGGGGTDLDATPVDGAVDAPVDAPPGPTAADLFDDTQIRTLDLTVTPADWQWLNDNALLEQDVPADLVWNGLSVARLGLRYKGSVGSLRLCFDGQGNRRCPKLSMKLDFDEYVAGGRFLGLEHLNLHAMMRDATGMKERIVYGLFRAVGVVAPRAAHARVRVNGEDLGLFLLVEAIDREYVQDHFRAIDGGAGNLYKEVWPEHGTTAPYVAALETNTAAPAVDKMVRFAAALAAATPATFRTTLATWVDVPTLVSFLAVDRLVDNWDGFVGWYCPNAVGGTCGNHNYFWYEETARDRMWLLPWDVDNTMQVPSPIRTSYGMPDWTASPTDCARRSIFLGYYGRPPACDHLTALMAEVLWPDYQARTAEVLAGPAGPGVLEAQLDALAAQLAPEVATDAFGPTMAQWQNAVTKLRADIGTLRARVAP encoded by the coding sequence ATGCGGTTCCTCGGGGCGACGGGACTGATGCTGAGCGCGCTCGCGGCCTGCGGCGGCGGCGGCGGCGGCACCGACCTCGACGCCACGCCCGTCGACGGCGCGGTCGACGCGCCGGTCGACGCGCCGCCGGGCCCGACCGCCGCCGACCTGTTCGACGACACGCAGATCCGGACCCTCGACCTGACCGTCACGCCGGCCGACTGGCAGTGGCTCAACGACAACGCGCTGCTCGAGCAGGACGTGCCGGCCGACCTGGTGTGGAACGGCCTGTCGGTCGCGCGCCTGGGCCTGCGCTACAAGGGCTCGGTCGGCAGCCTGCGGTTGTGCTTCGACGGCCAGGGCAACCGCCGCTGCCCGAAGCTGTCGATGAAGCTCGACTTCGACGAGTACGTCGCCGGCGGACGGTTCCTCGGGCTCGAGCACCTCAACCTGCACGCGATGATGCGGGACGCGACCGGCATGAAGGAGCGCATCGTCTACGGCCTGTTCCGCGCCGTCGGCGTGGTCGCGCCGCGCGCCGCCCACGCGCGCGTGCGGGTCAACGGCGAGGACCTCGGCCTGTTCCTGCTGGTCGAGGCGATCGATCGCGAGTACGTGCAGGACCACTTCCGCGCGATCGACGGCGGCGCCGGCAACCTCTACAAGGAGGTCTGGCCCGAGCACGGCACGACCGCGCCGTACGTGGCCGCGCTCGAGACCAACACCGCCGCGCCCGCCGTCGACAAGATGGTGCGGTTCGCGGCCGCCCTGGCCGCGGCCACGCCGGCGACGTTCCGGACCACGCTCGCGACCTGGGTCGACGTGCCGACCCTGGTCAGCTTCCTCGCGGTCGATCGCCTGGTCGACAACTGGGACGGCTTCGTCGGCTGGTACTGCCCGAACGCCGTCGGCGGCACCTGCGGCAACCACAACTACTTCTGGTACGAGGAGACCGCGCGCGATCGCATGTGGCTCCTGCCGTGGGACGTCGACAACACGATGCAGGTGCCGAGCCCGATCCGCACCTCCTACGGCATGCCCGACTGGACCGCGTCGCCGACCGACTGCGCGCGCCGGTCGATCTTCCTCGGCTACTACGGGCGCCCGCCGGCCTGCGATCACCTGACCGCGCTCATGGCCGAGGTGCTGTGGCCCGACTACCAGGCCCGCACCGCCGAGGTCCTGGCCGGGCCGGCCGGACCGGGCGTGCTCGAGGCGCAGCTCGACGCGCTCGCGGCGCAGCTCGCGCCCGAGGTCGCGACCGACGCGTTCGGCCCGACGATGGCCCAGTGGCAGAACGCCGTCACCAAGCTGCGCGCCGACATCGGCACCTTGCGCGCGCGCGTCGCGCCGTAG
- a CDS encoding 2-dehydropantoate 2-reductase, which produces MTRLRIGVLGAGSIGCYVGGRLLAADAADVVLVGRPRLRDQLAAHGLAVQDFDGPRAVVPTERVEFATATGALAECDVILCCVKSQHTDDAARELATVARPDATVVSLQNGVRNPDTLRAHLRTQRVLASIVTWNVIAVEGTYRRATSGPLIIETAPPALVAALRAGGVPVEERADLAPEQWTKLLVNLNNAVSALSDASTATLLLTPGYRKVIAALVTEGLAVVRAAGVRPARWNGVPLALMPRVLRLPTALVKLITRAQLKVDPAARSSMWQDLDARRATEVDYLNGEIVRVAARTGAAAPLNQRVVELIRAAEAAAVGSPRLSPDELWRQLTAP; this is translated from the coding sequence GTGACACGACTGCGCATCGGCGTGCTCGGCGCCGGCTCGATCGGCTGCTACGTCGGCGGCCGCCTGCTCGCGGCCGACGCCGCCGACGTCGTGCTGGTGGGCCGGCCGCGCCTGCGCGATCAGCTGGCCGCGCACGGCCTCGCGGTCCAGGACTTCGACGGCCCGCGCGCGGTGGTGCCGACCGAGCGGGTCGAGTTCGCGACCGCGACCGGCGCCCTGGCCGAGTGCGACGTGATCCTGTGCTGCGTCAAGAGCCAGCACACCGACGACGCCGCCCGGGAGCTGGCGACGGTGGCGCGGCCCGACGCCACGGTCGTGAGCCTGCAGAACGGCGTCCGGAATCCGGACACCCTGCGCGCGCACCTGCGGACCCAGCGGGTGCTGGCGTCGATCGTCACCTGGAACGTGATCGCGGTCGAGGGCACCTACCGCCGCGCCACCAGCGGCCCGCTGATCATCGAGACCGCGCCGCCCGCGCTGGTGGCCGCGCTCCGCGCCGGCGGCGTCCCGGTCGAGGAGCGCGCCGACCTGGCGCCGGAGCAGTGGACCAAGCTCCTGGTCAACCTCAACAACGCGGTCAGCGCGCTGTCGGACGCGTCGACCGCGACGCTGCTCTTGACCCCGGGCTACCGCAAGGTCATCGCGGCGCTGGTCACCGAGGGCCTCGCGGTCGTGCGCGCCGCCGGCGTCCGCCCGGCCCGCTGGAACGGCGTGCCGCTGGCGCTGATGCCCCGGGTGCTGCGGCTGCCGACCGCGCTGGTCAAGCTCATCACCCGGGCCCAGCTCAAGGTCGACCCCGCCGCGCGCTCGTCGATGTGGCAGGACCTCGACGCCCGCCGCGCCACCGAGGTCGACTACTTGAACGGCGAGATCGTCCGCGTCGCCGCGCGCACCGGCGCCGCCGCCCCGCTCAACCAGCGCGTCGTCGAGCTGATCCGCGCCGCCGAGGCCGCCGCCGTCGGCTCGCCGCGGCTGTCGCCCGACGAGCTGTGGCGTCAGCTCACCGCGCCCTGA